A single genomic interval of Chloracidobacterium validum harbors:
- a CDS encoding HEAT repeat domain-containing protein, which produces MSDWLLLISSLLVIVPVGGLGFVLSYRALQARWIEQQRRHYERYRSQLRKLQDAIAQAKSPEDLMTIAQSLQATTRDEVEALKHVIIEAYGEEASDTVRKSLALLYETLGLIADDIQTVRNGTLEEQSRATFRLGRLRHLPALDTLERASRHSSAELRLVAVWALTELADARGIKPVVLALSEANGWQLMQAANRLLDMRLDLTLPLMELLDSAGGVRERRERIMATVLDLITDFGSHARSYINPVTGRQAAIRLLESDSVNLRTRAIRALTALGVESSQEIGSILRALGDKNWEVRAVAARAIGDLQLTAGLSALQDAVSDKAWWVRHNAAQSLKKLGDAGESILLQLLQSEDRFARETVTQVLQSN; this is translated from the coding sequence ATGTCTGACTGGTTATTACTGATTTCTAGCTTGTTAGTGATAGTGCCGGTGGGGGGGCTTGGATTTGTGCTGTCTTACCGAGCTTTGCAGGCTCGCTGGATTGAACAGCAAAGGCGACACTATGAACGTTATCGCAGCCAGCTCCGTAAGCTACAGGATGCCATTGCTCAAGCAAAGTCACCTGAAGACTTGATGACCATAGCACAGTCTCTGCAAGCAACGACCCGTGATGAGGTTGAGGCGCTCAAGCACGTGATTATTGAGGCTTACGGAGAAGAAGCCTCTGACACCGTACGGAAGTCGTTGGCGCTGCTCTATGAAACACTTGGGCTGATCGCCGATGACATTCAAACCGTTCGTAATGGAACACTAGAAGAACAGTCACGCGCCACCTTTCGACTTGGTCGGCTACGCCACCTCCCCGCACTCGATACCCTTGAACGCGCTAGCAGGCATAGCTCGGCTGAGTTACGGCTGGTCGCCGTCTGGGCGCTCACGGAACTAGCTGACGCGCGCGGCATCAAACCGGTTGTGCTTGCGCTCTCGGAAGCCAACGGATGGCAACTGATGCAGGCCGCAAATCGCTTACTTGACATGCGGCTTGACCTGACGCTTCCACTCATGGAGTTGTTAGACTCGGCCGGTGGTGTACGGGAGCGCCGTGAGCGCATTATGGCCACTGTTCTCGACTTGATCACCGATTTCGGATCACACGCACGGAGCTACATTAACCCAGTCACTGGACGACAAGCTGCAATTCGTCTGCTAGAAAGCGATTCAGTTAATCTGCGCACCCGCGCAATTCGTGCTTTGACAGCACTTGGCGTGGAATCATCTCAGGAAATTGGCAGTATCCTCCGGGCACTAGGCGACAAAAACTGGGAAGTTCGTGCCGTCGCCGCACGAGCAATTGGAGACTTACAGCTCACGGCTGGACTATCAGCACTCCAGGACGCCGTAAGTGACAAGGCGTGGTGGGTACGGCACAATGCAGCTCAGTCCCTCAAGAAACTCGGTGACGCTGGAGAGTCGATACTTCTTCAACTTCTGCAAAGTGAAGACCGCTTTGCCCGTGAAACCGTCACTCAAGTTCTACAGAGCAATTAG
- a CDS encoding acyl-CoA dehydrogenase family protein, producing the protein MSAPKPAPETRSAYPKGGSFLIEMVSPQDVFTPEDFNDEQRMIAKTTADFVNNEVLPNMEKLEKQYKTGDFSLTVSLLRKAADIGLLAGDIPAKYDGLELDKVCQMLVSEFISRSGGFSVSLGGHTGIGTWPITYFGTPEQKAHYLPKLGTGEWLAAYALSEPGSGSDALGARAKAVLNEEGTHYILNGTKMWISNAGFADIFIVFCKVDGEKFSAFIVHRDYPGVSTGKEEDKMGIHSSSTRQLILENVPVPKENLLGEVGKGHLIAFNCLNLGRYKLGGGVVGGAKSILEHTTKYAMERKQFDRPIGSFGAIKHKIGEMVARIYATESMSYRTAGLIHNILADVDADDADRILKGIEEYAIECSIMKVYGSEMLGYVADEAVQTFGGYGYSEEYPVARAYRDARINRIFEGTNEINRLLIPGMLLKRGMRGELPIMQATQRILEELLAGPSFDEEDDAPLAKERKAIADCKKIALLIAGIAVQKYGQKLTEEQEVLIAFSDIAMDVFAMESSYLRALKLHQSRPDEVATQDALAATQVFINDAVGRIELTARRILPTLSEGDNLRMQLAAVKRFSKYEPIDTVGLRRRLADRAFEVQGYPVFSI; encoded by the coding sequence ATGTCAGCCCCAAAACCCGCTCCTGAGACCCGATCTGCCTACCCCAAAGGCGGAAGCTTTCTCATTGAAATGGTTTCGCCCCAGGACGTCTTCACGCCAGAAGACTTCAATGACGAACAGCGCATGATTGCTAAAACCACGGCTGATTTTGTCAATAATGAAGTACTCCCAAACATGGAGAAGCTTGAAAAGCAATATAAAACCGGTGACTTCAGCTTGACCGTCAGCTTGCTCCGCAAGGCGGCAGACATTGGCTTATTGGCAGGTGATATTCCGGCTAAGTATGACGGACTAGAACTTGACAAAGTATGCCAAATGCTGGTCTCTGAATTTATCTCACGATCTGGTGGCTTTTCGGTTTCACTTGGCGGACATACAGGTATTGGAACTTGGCCAATTACCTACTTTGGCACACCGGAGCAGAAGGCGCACTACTTGCCTAAACTTGGAACTGGGGAGTGGTTGGCAGCTTATGCGCTCTCAGAGCCAGGGAGTGGTTCAGACGCGCTTGGCGCGCGGGCTAAAGCTGTGCTCAACGAAGAAGGCACGCATTACATACTCAACGGCACGAAAATGTGGATTTCCAACGCCGGCTTTGCCGATATTTTCATTGTATTTTGCAAAGTGGATGGTGAGAAATTCTCAGCCTTTATTGTACACCGGGACTATCCGGGCGTTTCGACCGGCAAGGAAGAGGACAAGATGGGCATTCACAGCTCATCGACGCGCCAGCTCATCCTCGAAAATGTCCCAGTTCCAAAGGAAAACCTGCTTGGGGAAGTCGGCAAGGGACACCTTATTGCTTTCAACTGCCTGAACTTGGGGCGTTACAAACTTGGCGGCGGCGTCGTTGGCGGGGCAAAGTCCATCCTTGAGCACACCACCAAGTACGCCATGGAACGCAAGCAGTTTGATCGCCCGATTGGCTCGTTTGGTGCTATCAAGCACAAAATCGGAGAAATGGTGGCGCGTATTTACGCCACGGAGAGCATGTCTTACCGGACGGCTGGTCTCATTCATAACATTCTTGCCGACGTTGACGCGGACGACGCTGATCGGATTCTCAAGGGCATCGAGGAATATGCCATCGAATGCTCGATTATGAAGGTCTATGGCAGCGAAATGCTGGGTTATGTGGCGGATGAGGCCGTTCAAACCTTCGGCGGCTATGGGTACTCAGAGGAGTATCCGGTGGCCCGGGCCTACCGTGACGCGCGCATCAACCGCATTTTTGAAGGGACAAATGAAATCAACCGGCTGCTCATTCCTGGCATGCTGCTCAAGCGGGGCATGCGTGGTGAACTGCCGATTATGCAGGCGACGCAGCGCATCCTTGAAGAATTGCTGGCTGGGCCTTCCTTTGATGAGGAGGACGACGCGCCACTAGCCAAGGAACGCAAAGCGATTGCTGACTGCAAGAAAATAGCCCTGCTCATTGCAGGAATTGCCGTTCAGAAGTACGGACAAAAACTGACTGAGGAACAAGAAGTGCTCATCGCTTTTAGCGACATCGCCATGGATGTGTTTGCCATGGAAAGTAGTTACCTCAGAGCACTGAAGCTTCACCAGTCACGACCAGACGAAGTGGCGACTCAGGATGCCCTAGCCGCAACGCAGGTATTCATCAATGACGCGGTCGGGCGAATTGAACTGACGGCCCGACGGATTCTCCCGACATTGTCAGAAGGAGATAATCTCCGCATGCAACTTGCAGCCGTCAAACGCTTTAGCAAGTATGAGCCGATTGATACGGTTGGGCTACGTCGGCGCTTGGCCGACCGCGCCTTCGAAGTACAGGGGTATCCGGTCTTTTCTATCTGA
- a CDS encoding thiolase family protein, whose amino-acid sequence MNEAVIVSAVRTAVGKAKKGALAHVRPDDFGSVAIRAAVERASPLDPVAIDDVMMGCAMPEAEQGMNVARIAALRAGLPVSVSAVTVNRFCASGLQTIAFAAERIRAGGADVIVAGGTESMSLIPMTGNKLSPNPTLVETYPDVYLGMGLTAEMVARKYDISREAADEFSYRSHQRALAALAEGKFREEIAPVTVTHKHRDARGKTVTTEQIFEVDEGPRSDTTLEALAKLKPAFHIAGQVTAGNSSQTSDGAAAAVVMSDAKARELGLKPLARFVAFATGGVAPEIMGIGPVEAIPKALKRASLTLDAIKLIELNEAFAAQSLAVIKALELDPERVNVNGGAIALGHPLGCTGAKLTASLIYELRRRGGGYGMVTMCVGGGMGAAGIFEVFADEAA is encoded by the coding sequence ATGAACGAAGCCGTCATTGTCTCTGCCGTCCGCACGGCGGTTGGGAAAGCCAAGAAAGGCGCACTTGCGCACGTCCGCCCCGATGATTTTGGATCCGTAGCCATCCGTGCGGCTGTCGAGCGCGCGTCCCCCCTTGATCCGGTTGCGATTGACGATGTGATGATGGGCTGCGCCATGCCAGAGGCCGAACAAGGCATGAACGTGGCTCGGATTGCTGCCCTGCGCGCCGGATTACCGGTATCGGTCAGTGCGGTGACGGTCAATCGCTTTTGCGCGTCTGGGCTGCAAACGATTGCGTTTGCAGCCGAACGGATTCGGGCTGGCGGCGCGGATGTGATCGTGGCGGGGGGGACGGAGAGCATGTCGCTCATTCCAATGACCGGCAACAAGCTATCCCCTAACCCAACGCTGGTTGAAACCTATCCAGATGTTTACCTCGGCATGGGACTAACCGCTGAGATGGTGGCCCGTAAATACGATATTTCCCGCGAGGCAGCGGATGAGTTCTCATACCGTAGCCATCAGCGCGCGTTGGCAGCGCTTGCGGAGGGCAAGTTTCGTGAAGAAATCGCTCCGGTCACCGTAACGCACAAGCATCGTGACGCGCGTGGGAAAACAGTCACAACTGAGCAAATTTTCGAGGTGGACGAAGGCCCACGGAGCGATACAACTCTTGAGGCATTGGCAAAACTCAAGCCAGCTTTCCACATCGCAGGACAAGTAACCGCCGGCAACTCCTCACAGACTAGCGACGGGGCTGCTGCTGCGGTTGTTATGTCAGATGCCAAGGCCCGGGAGCTGGGCCTCAAGCCGCTGGCCCGCTTTGTGGCATTTGCCACCGGGGGTGTCGCCCCTGAGATCATGGGGATCGGTCCGGTTGAAGCCATACCTAAAGCATTGAAGCGAGCTAGCTTGACGCTCGATGCCATCAAGCTCATCGAACTCAACGAAGCCTTCGCCGCGCAATCACTGGCCGTCATCAAGGCACTGGAACTTGATCCAGAACGGGTCAATGTCAACGGTGGGGCAATTGCGCTTGGGCATCCTCTAGGCTGCACCGGAGCCAAGCTCACTGCATCGTTGATTTATGAGTTGCGTCGCCGTGGCGGCGGCTACGGCATGGTAACGATGTGCGTTGGAGGCGGCATGGGCGCGGCTGGCATTTTCGAGGTTTTTGCTGACGAAGCAGCATAG